aatattgaaaaaattatgagATTGTTAAGATTTTCCATATGTACCACCCATAAGTATAGTCACGGTGGACTTATGGacaatgaagaaaataaatggcTTTGCGTAATTTGGATTTGTCCTAGTAGCTATTTCTAAATTTGCTGGTATTGTTGCGTATGCGTCCACGCCTTCCTCCGTCACGAATATTCTTGCTCTCTGCTCAATTGTCTCAACGTACAACGGCTCTTCTGACAGCCCTGATAACTGCGCTTTATCAGGATCAAATATAGAATATGTGCCCATATCGTTTAAAGGGGCGTTCAATACGAGAAACGATTGCTTCTCAAACCGTGGcagttttacatttatatttttaattccaacGTCATTAAAATCTCTTTGAAGctgatcaaaaatatttttcaacgtCACCGAGGCTAGCTGCTTATATACCTCGGTGACAGTGACACCCTGGTACGGCTTTATGATAAGCATGCAATATTTACCATCAGTTCCAAACGATAATTCTGTTACTGTAGctttcaattcttttatatcgGAGGAAGGCACTTTCATGTCTTGGctcattatatcaattaaaccCAATGCGTTCCCAGCAGCATCCAAAGAAGTTTGTACGTAAGTATTTGACCGATTAAACGGTGTCGACCACTTACCTTTAAAACTGAACACGTTGCTGAAAATTAAATCCGTCTCATTGAAATCGTTTGGTCCAAATACTGGAATtggaaattttgtatttgattttattattgtatttaaaagacGCGGCGCAGTTACGTCAGTGAAGTCCAAAGACCAAATATTTCCCTTCGTTTGTTCGACTCTTGTCACAAAGTCCAATGGTACTTTCAAGCTTTGGTCGCGAAAGaggaaattttttataatcatctCCACACCGTCACTCGGTTCTTTCAATCTGCTCATGAGTTTATCtaaattgttgaaataattGTCCTCATTACTTGCATTTGAGATGAGGGTGCGCTGTAGTTCATACCTCGTAGGACCATTAGCCGCAAAGGCTACTTGTCCCATCAAGCTCCATAAACCAAACGGCGCCAACACTACTTCATGATCTGTCTTAGTTTGAGTGAAATAGACTAATTCTATACTAAAATTCCTTGCTGTAGCAGTATAGTCCAATGATTCACTAGCTGCCACAAATAGAATTGATAACAATATCGATCCGATCATCTTACGATGGAATCTCGATGTTCACTGACAACTCAGCGAAGATGCTCGATCAAAACCCGTTTCTGTATTCAATGTTATTCACATTAACTAAACAATGCTATCCAACTGGATTtgctttgtttaaaaaatatatatatatttagttgaaGTAtgcttcatttattttacgcAATTGTGAAAagtattgtatgtataaatgtgtATTGTATGGAACATAATGTAATTCaaactgaaattattaattaataacataatattaataatttttaaaaatgtacggAATTTGGTACTTTAGTTTGTTTTACTTAAAGTAGGGAAGAATAAACGAATAAACTTttgggaattaaaaaaaaaaacgaaattaatacaaacatgataaaaatttcatattcataaatattttaatattatacatagagGCCTTATAGTTGCCTGCAGAcgtatacacacatataatagCTACGCAAAACGTGTACAATTTTATACCTATTATTTTCCTCATATGGTCGGTACGTGCACTTTGCGAGATATTGATACGCttcgtataattttaaatccaaGCTAAATGCGGGTATGTTCTACGTTTATCAttggtaaatataataagatgtAATATGCCAAACAGTTTCaaagaaatcatttataaGGTACCCAACTAtggttatgaaaaattttgtttgtattatgtACCTGAATATGTGTTAGATGTTTCTTGAGATGAAAACGTGTTACCtgattattagaaattttagtttaaaaatgtaatctcAAACAACTACCGGTGTTGTCAAGATCCGACGTTTTTGGCTATTCCTACTAGTTTTTAGATGTTcttatgttttgatatattaatctATAAGATTACGGCGTATTTTTTTGATACCCCATTTTTCAGTTAGCCCCCGCAATGTATTGTATtgctaaaaaacaaaaatgtataactaataatataatatatttcagtttaaatttagaatattttaatatttttatcgatagTCTTGAAGGTTAGAAGAGATGATAATCTAATTGTAAGTATGATTGCTTTCGACTGGTAGTGAATTAAAGgctattaatttctaaaattacGTGCTATGAATTCTGTTAATTGCAATACCTTTCATCATTGTAAGTAGACAGTAGtagaaatatacaatatgCTCCGTGGATATAAAAGTCTGAAGATTTAAATGGAATAAATtcagtttgaaatatattttattgaatgtaaataaatgttgttgCTAAAGgggatgaaaataaaaatacttagcGTGTTTAATGctgttcaaaaaataaataacggcATAGATGTAGGTGATAATCGTTATGGTAATTGACTTTTTGCCATCCCGGTTTTAGGTTGTTGTTCTTCATTGTTATGACGAATGTTAATATGAatagacatttatttaataaatcatattatacgAGCACATAGGTTCTTTGGGAATttaggtaaatatttaatgtttatgtagGAAAAATGATTTGTAATTAACTAATATGCGAACTATGACCCTAAATACATTGAATAGTGAATTAAAtaggaataattattttgggtgcgtaataataaacatttcgccaaataacttttatttttaaccaattCGTTTGAGAAACatgcattattttaatatagaacacacaatatatttattgtcaataattttattaacagcaatatttcaaattcacaTTGCCTAAAATAGGTAAAATCACATtgcatttataaaagattatacaaaaatatcacattttttattattaatttatgtttcatcTTAAAAACAATAGGACGATGTGGACggaactaatttaaaaaactacaagtTTCTGTGCTATGTCATTTGAGTATagtaacacaataaaaatataaacttagaCGCTAGTTACATGCTGCTTTATCCAAGATAAAAATTTGGCTAAGTCTGTAAATACTACGTAGTGTGTTGGGTCACATCTGTATTCGTTTTGTCTCGCCACTGAGAGGGATACCAGGCCTCTCAGATACCACGATCCTTGCATCTCGAACACCATACCCCCACCGCTGTCACCATTACACACTGACGTGCCTGTCAAATTGTACAGAGTATAAAGTGAACGTTATTGTTACAAACCACAGATAAAACATTGAGTACAAGCAAAAGAGAAtagttgttatatattaaacgaaGATAACCCGTTAGTGTGTTCCTTTTAAAGGTCTTTTTGTGCGTATATCATGTTaacctttaaattatatcaacgtTATTATTGAAGCGTAATTGCGTTAACATGCTAAGCGATCAGTGAtagttatagaaataaatctataaagcgaaaaatatttgtgtttattatattcaaagacATCAAGCTAACGATAATACAACATACTCTTTCTAATGCCGGTTTGTGCATTGGCTGTtcctgtaataaattattggagGTGTTACCAAAtcatgtttgtttaaataagaaaaaacattgtttcgattacagaaaattttaaagaattatgtagtaaactatttaattttaaaaaggcaCGCGCTTGTCGAGGGAAACGCGCTTGTTGCTCACGAAAATGAAAGAGGAATCTAACAACTATGTTTAAGAACGCAAGAAAGGCTAAGCAAAGCTATGACTAAAAAGGATgatcaatgtttttaattaataagaaagcctaaaaaacaaatatgaaggTACTACAATTGAATAATCTAGTGATAGCGAAAAATTTATGATGTTTGGTAAAGTAGAACAAGAGtcgaaaataatctttttcaCGTCTGCGCTATTCATTCCAAATGCCGATTATGCGAAAACGTTTTAGTGTGTTTTAACTGATAATATACACGAAAATGTCTGACCATCTCTATATCCAGCGCAGTATGTGTACTCAGAAGTGAATCTGGCGAAGAACTCGCTGTAAGAGCGGATGCAAGTTTCTTGATCCACCACCGGCATCTCCACTAGTGTCAGTTCTTCAGTTGCGACTCCCGTCTCGTCGAAACCCCACCCTACCAcctagaatatattaaaaacatctcacaaaaaaatatgtaacgaaaatattataataaaatatttcttatataaataatattaataaataaaatcctgtacataatattataacttgattatgaataaatgaaaataggttatatttgatattccgGTTAGCCTGGGGCTTTATATATCAAAGGTAAAAGTTTCCAGGatttaaaatcctttttatgttgataattacatattaacttgtacttattttttctctttttattccaataacttacatatttacaataacattttcattaaagcttaaattttcatatctgTGGATGTTTTCTTCCTGAAgtgtaaattactttgaaaagATTGAAAAAAGAGTATATTAGTGTTCATACAACGTTCACTTTTTCTTGTTTATCCTAACCGGCTAGTACTacctaatatatgtatattatatatataatatatgatggATTTAATACTACGCAGTGTATGAAGTGGATATTTTAACACCAAATAGTCTTTTCTTGAATCATAGTCTCGTTAGCGTTATGaacaaacgtaaaaaaaaaaacgattagaGAAGTAGGTACCCACTTCGTTTTTTCTGGTACGTTAAAAATGCACGGCAGTTCGTCGCATTACTATGGTATGAAGTGCctacatattttatctcaGTAAAATCGGTGAACAAAATGATTGAATGAGTGACCATTGCTTGGTTAAAAGGTAGATGTACATTTTTCTGAAGATTTTCGATGGTTTGTCGTATCAagccttattatttataaatgaacatttcattcttttttatatttaacagagTTTATGGGTGAGTGCgtttgaaataattgttttaaaaaatatataaaacatcaatACGTGTTTCGggttttttttcgtattttattattttaaatttggctCTAGGTTTCAATTACTTTCCAGCCAGATGATATGGAAGTAATTGaaacgtaaaataatataaagcgcgggtaaaatataaaatacatagttttatttaaatatgcactcgtataaaataaagccATAATCTTGTTTTTTAGAGGCATACACGATACAATCTGttctaattgaaaaaaaaaacttagatCTGAACAGATCTCGATATTTGTGTTTGTTCGGAATTCTAGGTATTTGATTTCTAAAGAATGTATAGCAAATTACGAAGCATGCAGGCGATTCAAAATTTACAACGCATTGTGATAAATGGACCTGCTATCAGATTTGATCAAAATCATCAAATGTATTAATGCACTGCTTTGATTTCGTGTTTGTAGTGGTTAAATACTACTAATACTATAATACAAGGCAACTAGATAGACTTGATTTATCACTGTAACGGTTGTatacatgaaaatttaaatgatcatAGTTCGTTAtaacattgatattatttactacCTGGAGACATGAAAGTCGTATTCGTCAAATCGAGTAATCTCTTTtacacaataattatattttaatttacgctTTACAGTTGTTTCACATTTATGTACATTGTATTAAGCTTCGTCTAAGTGAATTAGATTTACAAATAGTTCATTCATTCATAGATAAAACATTGAAACGAgtgtaacattttttgtagCCTCTTGCATTCAATCACTCCAGCTCGGTGTATCCAAACTACAATATTGTTATCGCACACAGCTCAGGTTATTCCACTAGTAATATCTCAGCAGAGAACGCTGCTAGATCTTTTGTAGACACAATATATCACGTCAtgcaaagataaatataagttaccGCGGAAAGCTTTCTCGCTATGAAACAATTTCGGTGctgtgattttatatattaaggtaTATCGTAGATTATCCGTctgttgtttaatataattatgtacatttgtaaatttgataacatatatacattattgtcATCCTATAAACTTACGGAGCCCTTTTTGCCGATGACGTTCGTCAAATCGATCTGGTTCTCCGGCCAGAGGCAGGCGGCACGTATGAATTCTGTGTACTCGACGGCTTTGCGGAGCTTGAGGATGCTGAGATCACGACTGAACGAGGACGCGTTGTACTGAGGGTGGACAGTTATCTCACCCACCTGGACATTAATAATCAAGCCTTCATATGGTCcgctaataaatatatgttgaaGTTACGCAGATCACAATGTCAGAAATACTGAAAACAGGAGCtagcattataattttttttattaattaattaaaggatactttatgatataaaattaaattgtcataTGTTAAAAAgacatagaaatattaatatcaacagCCCTTATGATTtagatttcttatatatatatacatataatttttttatttcataatgttaTACATAAGTTCCATACAGACTTATAATATTAGCTCATAGTAATCACTCACAAGTCTGATTTCAACTCCCTCTACAGAGGTCCGGAGGTTGTGTTTTCCCAAGTACACGGTGAGGGTGTTCTTGTTCACAGTACGACTGGAACCTTTGCGGGTGACGCAGTGCGCTGCCGTCACCACGTGCTTGTGGGAGACGAGAGTACCGCCGCAAATGTACTTGCTATCCACCGTCTGGtacaaacaaatatgttaCACGAAAATATTAGACTGCAACTAGTAAGAAACTAAATTCTAGAAATCGACATTCCATTTTCAAAAACAATGCGACGCCATACCTACAGcgcagattttttaaatacaatgctATGGgtttaatggaaaaatatagAGGTCgtgttctaaaaaaaaacatgaaatgaGAAATTCAGTctctattaaaattgataaaatattctatgaaaatcaaaaataggattattttcaaaacattattaatttcttccgCATAATAAGTAAGCGTCATGTTAGTAACCTGCGTTTGATAAAGGGCTATCTGCCAGGGCCATTGTCCTTCGAGCGTCGGCTTGCCGTTCACCACCAGAGGATTCGGATTGTTTCGGAGCACTTTACCGCATTGTTcctatcaaattataaaaaaaaaatcataactttTACGAAATAAGCGAATTGTGATTGTACCATCTTAAttgccttaaaaatatatttgtatctaCAAGGATACACGGACAttacaagaaaattataaacatataattaaaattatgaattattaaaaaatatattgaattgtaaaaaataccaGCCTACTTGTTATTGCTATAATACTAGTTACTAATGTAGAAAACAATGAACATTTTGCAATAAAGATTCATGTCTTTAATGTTTTGTGCAATTAACAGATCAGTACACAATACTTGACACGCATGGTAAGTCAAATAAAACCGTTTACTTATTTACaagtataaacatatttatattataatctaaaatagCTTGTTATGAGCAATtgtcttttgttatttaatcaaatctCATAACTTCTCTGTTATTACTAGACAATATCTCACAGACATTCGCAAAAAGACAAAGTTGAAACCATTATCAATCTAAACGAtgttaagaataattataataatgatttcatctatatttttataaatattaccgTTGCATTTAGTTTGGACGCtatgtattttcatttgttaatttttgcaCATAACTAAACAGTAAACACACGTATCTATAAAGCGTTTAAggtatctatttaaatatatataaaacctacaATATTTTGTCGAAcagttattttacaatatgaaATTAGAAATATGATCTCTGCTTCATAAATGTATGCATGTTGGagctaattttaaaatatatttcttttctatttgTCTAGTCAGCTAGGATATATCGGCTTGTTTGTAGTTTAATTAACAAACGTGAAAAGCTATTGAGATTGTTATCATGAGAGATACACAAATCtctccaaataaaatttatattcatattatttagattaatttaaacagataaaaacatattttcaatgaaacttTACTTATTGTAGGTTTCCTTTTTCtaatagaaatgttatattcatatggaagattgattataattttaatatgaattaaaattacatctaTATCAATTAGGTAGACCTGTCATTCGAGCTCTTAGAGAGACAAAAACCACCACGTTTTGTACGAGTTCGCATCATTTACTTAAGTAATGACAGTCTCAAAACTTTCTATACAAAATTCGTTTCTTTAATCATGAAAATATGGAAGCTGTCGGTATTGGATCGATGATGCAAAGGGCGCAACGTTTACTTATTAAAGTTacaatagttaaattaaaaagttatttgaaagCAGTTTTCCTTACAAACGAATagttaatttttctttgtatctTAGACATATGGACATAAATTGAGAATTTACTCACAGttgatatttacattataataatttttgtaaagtagtcaatattttatttttatatagagcGTTAAACtcatctaattattttttttaattaatttcttggacactttttattgtttattataatttatttgtaatcttaagtttttaaattttttcatttcattaggTCGAGGAAGATTTTACACTCCACGAAACAATTTCTAGTTAtaacttttcaataatattactaaCTTACAATTAGTTTAAACTTACAGTTGAATgtctaatgtaaaaaaagtttaaaatactaacttaaatatgttatattttcatatatcgCAAAGCGTTTAGAATCGTACGAATACATTTTtctcaatttattaataatgatgatAAATACTATGTAAAAGACGCGAtcgaaattgtttttttcaatttaagttTAGTCAACATTAAACAatcgcaatatatttttattatacaaagtaGTTATATTAGTTCGCATTGcgtaaatattgaatttttcagACATTCGGATAGGTACAGTATTTAatgcataaataaaacatcgcAACGCATCAATGATTAATTGTTCAATGAAACAATTCGCATCAGAGCTTCGGGTGTATTTTAACAAgacgaaattatattataatactagaAATAAAGGATTCTTATGATACGGATTACTcttatactattaaaaacaCAACCTTAAAACCTGAATCGTTAACAACatgaaaaaatctttaagtTTGATAAACGTTCTAAACAAAGAGTTTCGCCTGTTCATAGTTATACTTGTTATATATGTTGCTTGGAAAAAACCACGGcgtatttcatatttcattcaGAAGTGACGTTAAATATGCGTTTGGggctgtattaaaattatccgaaaaaaaatgtaaaaaagggTTGTcggttaaaacattataatgtcGTTGTAATTCcacaaaaaaacaatacacatATGCGAAATATGTaacagtataaaattttcacacgAGGGCTAGCAAGAGCGAAATGactaataataagtaaaaaataagaaccaatttcttaaataaaaaaataaaatacgacagttattttttaaggatataaaaaatacagcatGCGATTAAATTAAGATACATTCAGCCGAAtcgctattaatataaagccGGTGGACGTCAAAACAAGTTTCTTGATAAAAATTTCCGACCGGGGATTTACCTcgtttaaatctttaaaatcatttactcGACACGAAAAGAAGTCTCCGTAAACTTTGATAacagtattataattgaataaaatgttaaacgaCTTTTGTTTTGTGACcgatgaatgaaaaataacaatttatatcttaaaatttcttcaaaaCATTTGAACATTTTCTCTGAACTCGACTATTTAAAATTCCAAATATAAGGATGCAGACTCAACACTTCCAACCAATATTTATGAGAAGCTGTCTTGAAAAAGGTAAAATACCTGGTTTTATActcttattgaaataaagtataaaggGAATAAAATGTCGGATAAAAGTTTTGTATCAAGCACATCAAATATTGGATTTAGTTCCTTGGTCCTATTTGGTGAAAAGTGTCAATTTCGTGTCGAATCTGTTCTCCAAGGAATAGAGATATCTGAAGGAATTTAACGGTAAAAATAGAACAAAAGTGTTCACGTATTGCTATTTTGATACAAACAACGgatgtgaatattaataaattaaataaactgctTACACGATACTTAATTCAATCGTGAACCACTTTAAGACTACggttgttgttttaatatcataatcattcaataaactaaattacctagaattagtttaaaaattcaaactataacaaaaatttacgtttagGTATTTAGGATGTGTGGAGgagaatatgaataaaaatttgacctacaaatatctaaataaataattagtctTAACATGAGCTGTAATACGCTTCAAAACAAACGTATTAGATTTTTTCCGGTAGCACCTTTTCAAGGTATGGTTTATGACTATCTTTGGGGATAGAAcgatatattttctgttttaacaAGAGTTTGCTACGTACATCTATGTAGCTTGTACAAACAGTTATTTACTGATAGGTTAACTTTTGCATGTTGTGTCGAGCTGACGATAAACTTGAGTTCGCCTTTAGATTGATAAAATTGGTatacttgaaaaataattataggtaGGTACTATAATTTGCAATGGCtagtatagaataatatttaaaatattccaaaaataGAATagctataatatttcaaaaagatTACGTTATTTGTTACCAGAAGTCGCACTCACATTTTTAGGCTGTACATATCCTTGGCCGCTGGGTACCGGTGTGACCAGTAGTTGACCGCCGTTGAAGTATTCTGAAGGGTCAGCATCActagcaaaatataaattacagttatattatataacaacaaaGTTAAACAccgtacattatatatttaaatcataattaatttaaatcttttttcaattttttttaaattaggtaTGTCTTTTTTTGCCAATTTGAATGAATTCAATAAAGTAAGGTGAGAATTCCGTTATAAATAACTACAGAATCTTGCTCTGAGTTTGTTGCTCCCTTAGTgatcatttcaataaataaatttaatgaatgcgATGAGCCTTCCAAAGCttgttatatcaataaaaatagaagtaatattatgtaaaaggAGGATATTGTGtaaaatgtgtaaaaataacataatcttCAGAAAGTCTATACATGGAGaccttttcttttatatatttttaagtaacgtATGTTattccataaatatataataatcagttatataatgcatttaaaacaaatttagtaTACAAAATCGGTCCCATCATATTAACTGCCTCGTATTCTGTAAGTGTCAGATTCGCGTACAGAAAAtacatagaaatttatttctatacaacGCTTTTTAAATACGTAAGTATATCAGGAAAATATCTGTAAGTGCGTACAtccaactttataaaaataaacaaatgttattataacaattacaatttgcaaaacaaaaaaaaaatatatatacattttaatttgtgcATGCCAAATGCGAATagattacaaaacaaattaggATTAGTGAATTAACTTTCATCCGAgagatttgttaattttaaataaacccgGTATCAATGGTAGCTGTGAATGTTTGTGGGTTggccaaatatttttacacttaaatattttgtataacatgtttttgatttaattgatataacatataaaggtagtcttaaaatatagatcgttttttgttgttaaagaTTAAGTGAAACTACTGAATGCTCTAACATGTCACATAATAACgatgtaaacatttatatgttaatagcGTTATCGattcgttttgtttttatgttgtcTAAAGCATTAATTATAAGCACAAAATTAAGATCTACAGCATCCAAGGCATTTTTGGTTTTGTGGCAATTACCTGTCACTATCTTCGTCTTCGGGCGTGGTGGATGTATAAGAAGTCGTGGTCAACTGGTATGTTGGCCTTGAATGGGTTACACTCTGAGCTGGTACCTGGCCACCACCGCTGTTAACGATCGTGGTGTCAATCTAGTGGAATAGTTAGCTACAAACCTATCTAGCGGTAGGTCAATTTGTCTACgtttgaaatgatttaaagaaagaaatagTTTGCAACATGCCCGAGTCATTCATGGGAAAATATGGCATCTAACGGCAAGCAAAAGGAGACATTTTAGCAAAAGAATTTCTTCATTATTTATGTGAGAAGATTAAGAGTTCTAATAGCATTAGAATAAAATCCAATCTACTTCATGCAAAATGATTGATTGGGTGACACTTACATGCTATATGGGTTAACATTGCTCTGCTCGATTGGTGGATTAGATGTTGGTACATACACAGGTCCATCCCCAGAAGGTCTTCCATACACaggttttgttttatcttcAGGTCTCAGAACAGGTCTTGTTTGGACGCTGGGCCTGTCTACCGGACGATCGATCGGTCTTTCAACAGGGCGATCTATTGGCCTATCTACCGGCCGGTCTACAGGCCTTGAGGTTTCAGGCCTTGGTCTGATTGATGTTGGATCAGGCCTCGCGGTTTCAACCACTTCAATCGCTGGTTGTGGTGTTTTGGCATTGCAGATTTCTCTACCATTTAGTCTGATAGCACTCAAGCGTGGTGCTTTATTGAGAGGGCTGTATTGTACGAAGAAACGAACTGCCACAGCCGGGCCAGgatgtattttcatttttgtgTTTTCAATTTTGAAATCTATATTGTCTGTGGTCGTTACATCTCCTACCCAattctgttaaaataaatataaccttaaagtttcaatttaaatgctTGTCAAATTGTTGGTAATCAGTTCAACTTACCCCTAAAATATCAGCCTTGCTATCAAGCACGATATTCAACCATAGAGAGTGTAAGGTGCTATCTGTTGACAGATTGACAACCCCGTACCATCTTCCCGGTTCTGTGCCGGAGGGTTCGTACATAAACACGTTGGGGCATGGCGATATAGTTGTACTTTGTTCGTGTGTTGGCACAAAAAGACCTATGACTAGAATACTGATCGCACCAAtctgaaacaattttattagttaaggTTGGCAGTAACGATAAATAGTCTTGTCAACATAAGATCGTTATGTCCGTTTGAAGTCGCTACCACGTCGTCAAGCTCATTTTTGACTACGCGCCCGACATATTTTAGAAAGATGgtggtaaaaaataaaactatataaacatatatttttatttttttttataaacatatatttttattttttaatgtttaatgaaaaaaaatattaataacaccaTAACCTATAACtttcttcaataatttaattttaatgacattattaaTCGATAGCAATGCTCGGTATTTCCAAATTATAGACGAGTTTTACATTACAAATTttcctttaattaaattataccgttcattaacaaatatacGCTATAAATTCGTTGTTTGTTAATAGCTTGTAAAGAATATTCCAGGCAAACATACAATCCGTTTTAACTTTAGTCCAGATCTTTATATCCGTATCGAAatcaacttaatttattttgatataaaaatcgtGGGTATTTTCCCAGTGAATAACGAGAATGGTATAAGCGAAGTCTTTATAATTTAGG
This Danaus plexippus chromosome Z, MEX_DaPlex, whole genome shotgun sequence DNA region includes the following protein-coding sequences:
- the LOC116778101 gene encoding serine protease inhibitor 77Ba-like, whose amino-acid sequence is MIGSILLSILFVAASESLDYTATARNFSIELVYFTQTKTDHEVVLAPFGLWSLMGQVAFAANGPTRYELQRTLISNASNEDNYFNNLDKLMSRLKEPSDGVEMIIKNFLFRDQSLKVPLDFVTRVEQTKGNIWSLDFTDVTAPRLLNTIIKSNTKFPIPVFGPNDFNETDLIFSNVFSFKGKWSTPFNRSNTYVQTSLDAAGNALGLIDIMSQDMKVPSSDIKELKATVTELSFGTDGKYCMLIIKPYQGVTVTEVYKQLASVTLKNIFDQLQRDFNDVGIKNINVKLPRFEKQSFLVLNAPLNDMGTYSIFDPDKAQLSGLSEEPLYVETIEQRARIFVTEEGVDAYATIPANLEIATRTNPNYAKPFIFFIVHKSTVTILMGGTYGKS